The Argentina anserina chromosome 3, drPotAnse1.1, whole genome shotgun sequence genome includes a region encoding these proteins:
- the LOC126786366 gene encoding heat stress transcription factor A-4c-like: MDEVQGISGSLPPFLSKTYEMVDDSSTDSIVSWSAGNRSFIVWNPPEFARDLLPKYFKHNNFSSFIRQLNTYGFRKSDPEQWEFANDDFVRGQPQLMKNIHRRKPVHSHSLPNIQVQGHGSSLLSEAEKKSMKDEIERLNHEKECLAVELQRHEQERQGMELQMQFLKDRLQHMQQQQQTMVAFVARVLQRPELASNPLPQFELCGRKRRFSSVDWAYDNVSVGNGQMGSWQNVTRENMETGKVLQLESFLHFWEDTIDDAGQTQVQASTNLELVESTSCGESRAVSCMQIVDQQSKFPEIDMNSEPAAAVSPVLAGSVSPEPVRSVSPEPVRSVSPEPARSVSREPVRRVSFEPDALKQQSSKERTAKISSAGVNDLFWEQFLTENPGSTDSQESERKDSDRRGHEISPSDNSKLWWNMRNVNNLTEQMGQLTPVEKT; this comes from the exons ATGGATGAAGTTCAAGGCATTTCTGGATCTTTGCCTCCTTTTCTTTCCAAGACATACGAAATGGTGGATGATTCTTCGACCGATTCGATTGTGTCTTGGAGTGCTGGTAATAGAAGCTTCATTGTGTGGAACCCTCCGGAGTTTGCTAGAGATTTGTTACCGAAGTATTTTAAGCACAACAACTTCTCTAGCTTCATTAGGCAGCTCAACACATAT GGTTTTCGAAAGAGTGATCCTGAGCAATGGGAATTTGCGAATGATGATTTTGTAAGAGGCCAGCCACAGCTTATGAAGAATATCCATAGACGAAAGCCAGTGCATAGTCATTCTTTGCCGAACATCCAGGTCCAAGGACATGGGAGTTCATTGCTATCTGAGGCTGAGAAAAAGAGTATGAAGGATGAGATTGAGAGGCTCAACCATGAAAAAGAATGCCTTGCTGTGGAGCTACAAAGGCATGAGCAGGAAAGGCAGGGAATGGAGTTGCAAATGCAGTTCTTGAAGGACCGCTTGCAACATAtgcaacagcagcagcagacCATGGTGGCTTTTGTGGCTCGAGTTTTGCAAAGACCGGAGCTTGCCTCCAATCCTTTACCGCAGTTTGAACTCTGTGGCCGAAAGAGGAGGTTTTCAAGTGTCGATTGGGCCTATGATAATGTCAGCGTGGGAAATGGTCAGATGGGGAGTTGGCAAAATGTAACTAGAGAGAATATGGAGACGGGAAAGGTACTGCAGTTGGAGTCATTCCTTCATTTTTGGGAAGATACAATCGATGATGCTGGCCAGACTCAAGTTCAGGCTAGTACAAATTTGGAGTTGGTTGAATCTACAAGTTGTGGGGAAAGCCGAGCTGTATCCTGCATGCAAATTGTTGACCAACAATCCAAATTTCCAGAAATTGATATGAATTCGGAGCCTGCTGCAGCTGTTTCTCCTGTGCTTGCTGGAAGTGTTTCTCCCGAGCCTGTCAGAAGTGTTTCTCCCGAGCCTGTCAGAAGTGTTTCTCCCGAACCTGCTAGAAGTGTTTCTCGTGAGCCGGTTAGAAGGGTTTCTTTTGAGCCTGATGCCTTAAAACAACAATCATCAAAAGAACGAACAGCTAAAATTTCTAGTGCTGGTGTCAATGACTTATTTTGGGAACAGTTCTTGACAGAAAATCCTGGTTCAACTGACTCGCAGGAGTCGGAAAGAAAGGATTCTGATCGTAGGGGACACGAGATTAGTCCTAGTGACAATAGCAAGTTGTGGTGGAATATGAGGAATGTAAATAACCTTACAGAACAAATGGGGCAACTTACTCCAGTAGAGAAAACATGA